In one Neobacillus sp. CF12 genomic region, the following are encoded:
- a CDS encoding helix-turn-helix transcriptional regulator, giving the protein MIEDPHKNTYNSTNAIRFPMIDWNIRFFGAHMQTVSKDWFVSKEFHHAFEILIVLDGKQETIIERESYIVNSGDILLIPPGFDHTNRCISNDSMTYFCAHFDIDEPSLRIEMLKNCELIYTPASPFYQRLKSTLEKWYDRLLVTNVETVKYKLQVQIVLFELLEVFADIVSQNNKTLINESMTTTKYAKEIADAIKTNFKRSYIDNEVIDNPIHIQPIIASLGISPNYGLEIFQKVYNMSPRKYLSQLKLQEAKILIQQPDVSLKEISNRLGYKNLSHFSRQFKRWTGLSPTEFRKNSLLE; this is encoded by the coding sequence ATGATTGAAGATCCCCATAAAAATACCTATAATTCTACTAATGCAATCCGATTTCCTATGATTGACTGGAACATACGGTTTTTTGGTGCTCATATGCAAACAGTTTCAAAGGATTGGTTCGTATCAAAAGAATTCCATCATGCCTTTGAAATTTTGATTGTATTGGATGGTAAACAGGAAACAATCATTGAAAGAGAAAGTTATATAGTAAACAGTGGCGATATCCTACTTATTCCTCCAGGGTTTGACCATACCAATAGATGTATTTCAAATGACTCTATGACTTATTTTTGCGCTCATTTTGATATAGACGAGCCTTCTTTACGCATCGAAATGTTGAAAAACTGTGAGTTAATTTATACTCCCGCATCTCCATTCTATCAAAGACTTAAAAGTACACTTGAAAAATGGTATGATCGGCTACTTGTAACAAATGTTGAAACTGTTAAATATAAACTGCAGGTACAGATCGTCCTGTTTGAACTGTTAGAGGTATTTGCAGACATTGTTTCACAAAATAATAAAACACTCATAAATGAATCGATGACAACAACAAAATACGCCAAAGAAATTGCAGATGCCATAAAAACAAATTTTAAAAGAAGCTACATAGATAATGAGGTTATAGATAATCCAATTCATATACAGCCAATTATTGCTTCCCTTGGTATAAGTCCTAATTATGGATTAGAAATTTTTCAAAAAGTCTATAATATGTCACCGCGAAAATACTTATCACAACTGAAATTGCAGGAAGCCAAGATTTTAATACAGCAGCCCGATGTTTCTTTAAAAGAGATTTCCAATCGGTTAGGTTATAAAAATCTCTCCCATTTTAGTAGGCAATTTAAAAGGTGGACAGGGCTTAGCCCGACAGAATTTCGAAAGAATTCTCTGCTGGAGTAG
- a CDS encoding MFS transporter yields the protein MKRIHYSWVILFIAFFSIITAGIIRSSSGVFIVPFENEFGWDRSTISFAFAISLLLYGISGPFMAALIEAIGLKKMMILATSTLLAGILLTFFMVKPWQLILIWGIIIGLGSGLFLTVLSPYIANQWFEKRRGLALGILTASTATGQLLLLPLLAIIVETHSWKWAMGLILFLCLIMLAIIILFMKNSPPEAGLLPYGQEEAPIVNKIGQKENPIMIAFRTLFEAVKVKEFWLLAGSFFICGLSTSGLIGTHFISYCIGFGFTAVTAASMLSLMGVFDLIGTTLSGWLSDRFDNRWLLFWYYGLRGVSLLFLPFALSDGSYIYLIIFSVFYGLDWIATVPPTVNISRQIFGMEKSVVVYGWIFAAHQLGSAVAAGGAGILYRMFNSYSWAFALAGMFCLLACLFVMVIKKQRFAVKENESYLAK from the coding sequence TTGAAACGAATTCATTATAGTTGGGTTATTTTATTTATTGCGTTTTTTTCTATTATTACAGCAGGTATCATTCGTTCCTCATCAGGGGTCTTCATCGTTCCTTTTGAAAATGAATTTGGATGGGACCGCTCAACCATTTCATTTGCTTTTGCAATTAGTCTTCTTCTATACGGCATATCAGGCCCATTTATGGCTGCTTTAATTGAGGCCATTGGCCTAAAGAAAATGATGATTTTAGCAACTTCAACATTATTGGCCGGTATTCTTCTCACCTTTTTTATGGTGAAACCATGGCAGTTAATTTTGATTTGGGGGATTATTATCGGTTTGGGCTCAGGTTTGTTTTTAACTGTACTAAGTCCATATATTGCAAATCAATGGTTTGAAAAAAGGAGAGGACTTGCACTCGGGATTTTAACAGCAAGCACCGCAACAGGACAATTACTTCTCCTACCATTGCTAGCTATAATTGTAGAAACCCATTCTTGGAAATGGGCGATGGGTCTAATTCTTTTCCTATGCCTCATTATGTTGGCTATCATTATATTATTTATGAAAAATTCACCTCCAGAAGCGGGGCTTCTACCGTATGGGCAAGAAGAGGCTCCAATTGTAAATAAGATAGGACAAAAGGAAAATCCAATAATGATTGCTTTTCGAACTTTATTTGAAGCTGTAAAAGTAAAGGAATTTTGGTTACTTGCAGGGAGCTTTTTTATCTGTGGTCTTTCCACGAGTGGACTGATTGGTACTCATTTTATTTCATACTGTATAGGCTTTGGTTTTACCGCTGTAACAGCAGCTTCCATGCTCTCATTAATGGGGGTATTTGATTTAATAGGAACAACTCTTTCTGGTTGGTTATCCGATCGGTTTGATAATCGATGGTTGTTGTTTTGGTATTACGGTTTAAGAGGAGTTTCCCTTTTGTTTCTCCCATTTGCGCTTTCTGATGGTTCTTATATTTATCTAATCATATTCTCTGTGTTTTACGGCTTAGATTGGATTGCTACTGTACCTCCAACAGTAAACATTTCTAGACAAATCTTTGGAATGGAGAAAAGTGTTGTGGTGTACGGATGGATCTTCGCAGCCCATCAATTAGGCTCAGCAGTAGCTGCAGGTGGAGCAGGAATATTATACAGGATGTTCAACTCCTATTCATGGGCATTTGCTTTAGCTGGAATGTTTTGTTTATTAGCATGTCTATTTGTAATGGTGATAAAAAAGCAACGTTTTGCAGTTAAGGAAAATGAATCTTATTTAGCTAAATAA
- a CDS encoding DUF4352 domain-containing protein produces the protein MKQSLNLLLLILLLVGCSANAATVNNEKNTVDNTKAEETLKETNKSENQETNEKYQPNPQVTDDQSLLKVGQTYSDAKGEATLKAINQVNQTYKVGPIELTVKEMKLIHLRPDYSMIDYFHVLTHEEGFDFVKVFVEVKNTTSEKVNFAPIALLKTNSGETFDWEKDIYLDELNGEIAGNSTKSGNLGFIVNASESGTHNGGDTKNIEWIEITTSDVFDKEGKKINESEKIKIEF, from the coding sequence ATGAAGCAATCTCTTAATCTCCTATTATTAATCTTATTGCTTGTTGGTTGTTCAGCAAATGCTGCTACTGTAAATAATGAAAAAAATACGGTTGATAACACAAAAGCAGAAGAGACTTTAAAAGAAACAAACAAGTCTGAGAATCAGGAAACGAATGAGAAGTATCAGCCCAATCCACAAGTAACGGATGACCAGTCTTTACTTAAAGTTGGCCAAACCTATTCCGATGCAAAAGGTGAAGCCACGTTAAAAGCCATTAATCAAGTTAACCAAACATATAAAGTGGGACCAATCGAATTGACAGTAAAAGAGATGAAATTGATTCACTTGAGACCGGATTATAGTATGATTGATTATTTTCATGTGCTAACTCATGAAGAGGGATTTGATTTTGTTAAAGTTTTCGTTGAGGTCAAAAACACCACTTCAGAGAAAGTCAATTTTGCACCAATCGCACTTCTTAAAACTAACTCAGGTGAAACATTTGATTGGGAAAAAGATATTTACCTTGATGAGTTAAACGGTGAAATTGCTGGGAATAGTACAAAGTCAGGTAACCTTGGCTTTATTGTGAATGCATCAGAGAGTGGAACGCATAATGGTGGAGACACAAAAAACATTGAGTGGATTGAAATAACTACAAGTGATGTTTTTGATAAAGAAGGAAAGAAAATCAACGAATCGGAAAAGATTAAAATTGAATTTTAA
- a CDS encoding PLP-dependent aminotransferase family protein, whose amino-acid sequence MYIEIQRNADISITKQIYHSILDHIRSDLLEEELQLPSVRELSKQLGVSLVTVVKAYQKLEQEGFITSVQGKGTFIRKTKMEEIDRNEGTSSYDWQLSVQDYLPRSQFARYHQVPEKIHLSSSMIDPGLLPNRYLEQEIHRMLSENPKVLSQYGEIQGDKALRQAMVEYLQRMDVPASPDNILVTSGSQQGIDLIARTFVGPGDAVLMEAPTYPGAIDVFRGRGATILTVPVDSEGMRVDLLQNLCDKYKPKIIYTVPTFHNPTGAVMPTKRRRQILEIAKSTQCLVIEDDPCSEIYFEKKPPAPMKSLDQDGHVIYLKGLSKILAPGCRIGILAASGSIFKRLLAAKANTDLGSPLLTQKAIIPFITSKRMMDHLKKLRTALKIRRDLVLEILSQHAPKEVYWYIPKGGLNIWLTLPSWINTDHLLIEAKKEQITFLPGSACYATEQENHHLRLSFSYMNGQQLTQGVTTICKLLKSAIELKINQDSSPHF is encoded by the coding sequence ATGTACATTGAGATACAACGAAATGCTGACATTTCAATAACAAAGCAAATATACCATTCCATTCTTGATCATATCCGTTCCGATCTCTTAGAAGAAGAATTACAATTACCTTCTGTACGCGAGCTCTCAAAACAGCTTGGGGTTAGTTTAGTAACTGTAGTAAAGGCCTATCAAAAGCTAGAACAAGAGGGATTTATCACGTCTGTTCAAGGAAAAGGAACGTTTATTAGAAAGACAAAAATGGAAGAAATAGATAGGAATGAAGGAACAAGTTCATACGATTGGCAACTTTCCGTTCAAGATTATTTACCAAGGTCTCAATTTGCACGTTATCATCAAGTCCCTGAAAAAATTCATCTTTCATCTTCTATGATAGATCCTGGACTACTACCTAATCGATACTTAGAACAGGAGATTCATAGGATGCTTTCTGAAAACCCAAAAGTTCTCTCACAGTATGGAGAAATCCAAGGTGATAAAGCGCTTAGGCAGGCAATGGTAGAGTATTTACAAAGGATGGACGTGCCTGCTTCCCCTGATAATATATTAGTTACAAGTGGTTCACAACAAGGAATTGACCTAATTGCTCGTACTTTTGTTGGACCAGGTGATGCAGTACTTATGGAAGCTCCCACTTATCCAGGAGCTATTGATGTGTTTCGTGGGAGAGGTGCCACCATTCTTACCGTGCCTGTTGACAGCGAAGGAATGAGAGTGGATTTACTTCAGAATTTGTGTGATAAGTATAAACCTAAGATCATTTATACCGTCCCTACTTTTCACAATCCAACTGGTGCTGTGATGCCCACAAAACGCCGCAGACAAATACTTGAGATCGCTAAAAGTACGCAGTGTTTAGTGATTGAGGATGATCCATGTAGTGAAATCTATTTTGAAAAAAAACCACCTGCACCAATGAAAAGTCTGGACCAAGACGGTCATGTCATTTACTTGAAAGGTTTAAGCAAAATATTAGCCCCAGGTTGTAGAATTGGAATATTAGCTGCTTCTGGTTCTATATTTAAACGTCTATTAGCTGCAAAGGCAAACACCGACTTAGGGAGTCCTTTACTTACACAGAAAGCCATCATCCCATTTATTACTTCAAAGAGAATGATGGATCATCTAAAAAAATTAAGAACTGCTCTAAAGATAAGGCGCGATCTTGTTCTGGAAATACTGTCACAACATGCACCTAAAGAAGTTTATTGGTACATACCAAAAGGAGGATTAAACATATGGCTCACTCTTCCTTCTTGGATTAATACGGATCACCTCTTAATAGAGGCAAAAAAAGAACAAATCACTTTTTTACCTGGGTCTGCTTGTTACGCTACAGAGCAAGAAAATCATCATTTAAGATTGAGCTTTTCTTATATGAATGGACAACAATTAACACAAGGTGTGACAACCATTTGTAAACTTCTTAAATCCGCAATTGAGTTAAAAATAAATCAGGATAGCTCACCACATTTTTGA
- a CDS encoding aldo/keto reductase: MEYVKLGNTGLDVSRFCLGCMSFGEAEKWIHQWVLDEEKSRPIIKKALELGINFFDTANVYSMGTSEEILGRALKDYANRDEVVLATKVHGRMQEGPNGAGLSRKAIMSEIDKSLKRLGTDYVDLYIIHRWDYHTPIEETMEALHDVVKAGKARYIGASAMYAWQFQKALHVAEKNGWTRFVSMQNHCNLIYREEEREMLPLCREEGIGVTPYSPLASGRLTRDWSETTHRSETDQVQKSKYDATADADRLVVERVAAIAEKRGVPRIHIALSWLLQKEPVTAPIIGATKISHLEGAVGSLSVKLSPEEIAFLEDPYVPHPISGHN, translated from the coding sequence ATGGAATATGTGAAACTAGGGAATACAGGATTGGATGTATCTAGATTTTGTCTTGGCTGTATGAGTTTTGGTGAAGCAGAAAAGTGGATTCATCAATGGGTTCTTGATGAAGAAAAGAGTCGCCCAATTATAAAAAAAGCCCTAGAGCTTGGAATCAATTTCTTTGATACTGCAAATGTTTATTCAATGGGCACAAGTGAGGAAATACTTGGACGTGCTTTAAAGGATTATGCCAATCGTGATGAAGTTGTACTTGCTACGAAGGTTCATGGTCGTATGCAAGAAGGTCCAAATGGTGCAGGACTTTCCCGAAAAGCAATCATGAGCGAAATTGATAAGAGTCTTAAACGCCTCGGAACCGATTATGTAGACCTTTATATTATCCACCGCTGGGATTATCATACCCCTATTGAAGAAACGATGGAAGCATTACATGATGTGGTGAAGGCTGGAAAGGCAAGATACATTGGTGCTTCTGCCATGTATGCATGGCAGTTCCAAAAGGCATTACATGTAGCAGAGAAAAATGGTTGGACTCGCTTTGTATCGATGCAGAATCATTGCAACCTCATATACCGTGAAGAAGAGAGGGAAATGCTGCCACTTTGTAGGGAGGAAGGAATTGGGGTAACTCCGTATAGTCCTCTGGCATCAGGGAGACTAACACGTGATTGGTCTGAAACAACACACCGCTCCGAAACTGACCAAGTTCAAAAGTCTAAATATGATGCCACTGCAGATGCTGATCGATTGGTTGTAGAACGAGTTGCCGCAATCGCAGAAAAACGTGGCGTTCCTCGTATTCATATCGCACTATCTTGGCTGCTACAGAAAGAACCAGTAACTGCTCCTATTATCGGTGCCACGAAGATCTCTCATCTCGAAGGTGCTGTAGGTTCTTTATCTGTTAAGCTATCACCTGAAGAAATTGCATTTCTTGAAGACCCCTATGTTCCACATCCAATCAGTGGACATAATTAA
- a CDS encoding AraC family transcriptional regulator, producing MSEKIDKQHELGKLIERYTGQDGVHPTSIPSLFLIRESIITEPISRVNEPSFCIIVQGEKEVWLGEECFRYGPGNYIVASVDLPVTGQVIRASSDSPYLALKLEFTPSEILEVINDSYIQSGQKKNAKRAMFISEAEPSLLDAVIRLACLLDNPKHIPILAPLFKKEILYWVLQGPNGEALGQMALEGSNALRVRNVIEHIIRNYEKTFRIEDLAEIANMSAASFHRHFKEVTAMSPIQFQKQLRLQEARRLLLAESSDVADVAFRVGYESQSQFSREYSRMFGFSPRADINRLRESYI from the coding sequence ATGTCTGAGAAAATCGACAAGCAGCATGAACTTGGCAAACTTATTGAGCGTTATACAGGTCAGGATGGTGTTCATCCAACCTCTATTCCATCATTATTTCTCATTCGTGAGTCCATTATCACCGAGCCAATCTCCAGAGTGAATGAGCCCTCCTTTTGCATTATCGTCCAAGGAGAGAAAGAGGTATGGTTGGGAGAGGAATGTTTTAGGTATGGTCCTGGCAATTACATTGTTGCATCCGTTGACTTGCCAGTTACAGGACAAGTTATTAGGGCCTCATCCGATTCTCCATATTTGGCACTTAAACTTGAATTTACACCGAGCGAAATCTTAGAGGTAATAAATGATTCGTATATTCAATCAGGACAGAAAAAAAATGCGAAACGAGCGATGTTTATTAGCGAAGCAGAGCCATCTTTGCTGGATGCAGTAATCAGATTAGCTTGTTTGTTAGACAATCCAAAACATATTCCAATACTTGCTCCATTATTTAAGAAGGAAATCCTTTATTGGGTTCTACAGGGTCCAAACGGGGAAGCACTGGGGCAAATGGCGTTAGAAGGTAGCAATGCACTCCGAGTTAGAAACGTAATCGAACATATCATTCGTAACTATGAAAAAACTTTTCGAATAGAGGATTTAGCGGAAATTGCGAATATGAGTGCGGCTTCGTTTCATCGCCATTTTAAGGAGGTAACTGCTATGAGTCCGATTCAGTTTCAAAAACAATTGAGATTGCAAGAAGCTAGGCGACTGTTATTAGCTGAGTCATCAGACGTAGCTGATGTCGCATTCAGGGTGGGCTACGAAAGTCAATCACAATTCAGTCGAGAATATTCCCGCATGTTCGGTTTTTCACCTAGAGCGGATATAAACCGACTTAGGGAGAGCTATATTTAA
- a CDS encoding alkaline phosphatase: protein MLNKKKFTRKLIPVAVLSTVAFGGLMGAISPAEAKQQANSNAEIKNVIVLIGDGMGVSYTSAYRYLKNDPSTKIAEKSAFDQYLVGQQMTYPEDPAQNVTDSASAATAMSAGIKTYNNAIAVDNDGSEVKTVLEAAKEQGKATGLVATSEITHATPASFGSHDESRKNMNSIADDYYDEMVNGQHKVDVMLGGGVSNFVRNDRNLTEEFKKAGYSYVTNKEELLKDTNKQVLGLFAQGGLPKMIDRPAETPSLEEMTNAAITRLSQDKEGFFLMIEGSQVDWAGHDNDIVGAMSEMEDFEKAYKAAIEFAKKDKHTLVIATADHSTGGYSIGADGIYNWFGEPIKAAKRTPDFMAGEIAKGAGVEETLKKYIDQNVLALTPEEIQSVEAAAATKKVLDIDNAIENIFNKRSHTGWTTGGHTGEDVPVYAFGPSSEKFAGQIDNTDIAKNVFDVLKYDIKIEDK from the coding sequence TTGTTAAACAAAAAGAAGTTTACTAGAAAGCTAATTCCAGTAGCAGTTCTTTCAACAGTCGCATTCGGAGGTTTAATGGGTGCTATATCACCTGCAGAGGCAAAACAGCAGGCTAATAGTAATGCGGAAATCAAGAATGTCATTGTCTTAATTGGTGATGGTATGGGAGTATCTTATACGTCTGCATATCGTTACTTAAAAAATGATCCTTCGACTAAAATCGCTGAAAAATCAGCATTTGATCAATACCTTGTTGGACAGCAAATGACATATCCAGAAGATCCTGCACAAAACGTAACAGACTCAGCATCTGCAGCAACTGCAATGTCGGCAGGGATTAAAACGTATAACAATGCCATTGCAGTGGACAATGATGGATCAGAAGTAAAAACCGTGCTTGAAGCGGCTAAAGAACAAGGAAAAGCAACAGGTCTTGTGGCGACTTCGGAAATCACCCATGCAACTCCAGCTTCATTTGGATCACATGATGAAAGCCGTAAAAACATGAACTCGATTGCAGATGACTACTATGATGAAATGGTAAATGGTCAGCATAAAGTTGATGTTATGCTTGGCGGAGGTGTAAGCAACTTCGTTCGTAACGATCGTAACTTAACAGAAGAATTCAAAAAAGCTGGATACAGCTATGTAACAAATAAAGAGGAATTATTAAAAGATACGAACAAACAAGTACTTGGTTTATTCGCACAGGGCGGACTACCAAAGATGATCGACCGTCCAGCTGAAACTCCTTCGCTTGAAGAAATGACAAACGCAGCAATCACTCGTTTAAGTCAAGATAAGGAAGGTTTCTTCCTTATGATCGAAGGAAGCCAAGTGGACTGGGCAGGACATGACAATGATATTGTCGGTGCCATGAGTGAAATGGAAGACTTTGAAAAAGCATATAAAGCTGCCATTGAATTTGCAAAAAAGGACAAGCATACACTAGTAATTGCAACTGCTGACCATTCTACTGGAGGATATTCCATCGGTGCGGATGGTATCTATAACTGGTTTGGCGAGCCAATCAAAGCAGCAAAGCGTACACCTGACTTCATGGCAGGGGAAATCGCAAAAGGTGCAGGTGTTGAAGAAACATTGAAGAAGTATATTGATCAAAATGTTCTCGCGTTAACACCAGAAGAAATCCAATCTGTGGAGGCTGCAGCGGCTACTAAAAAAGTTCTCGATATTGACAATGCAATAGAAAATATCTTTAATAAGCGTTCACACACTGGCTGGACAACAGGCGGACATACAGGCGAAGACGTTCCTGTCTATGCATTTGGACCTTCAAGTGAAAAATTTGCTGGACAAATTGATAATACTGATATTGCGAAAAATGTCTTCGATGTTTTAAAATATGACATCAAAATCGAAGATAAATAA
- a CDS encoding PhzF family phenazine biosynthesis protein, with protein MKYFVVDAFAEKVFEGNPAGVCIMNDWISDELMQKIAMENNLSETAFAVKEATHYRLRWFTPGGEINLCGHATLATAFIILNYYEKQLDSVKFNTISGELIVTKNDDLYELDFPSVPSEEISFTEQMVSALGIVPKETYLNRDLVFVLESEEEVGNVSPDFAKLETLPEGLGVCVTAQGSEYDFVSRGFFPKLKVNEDPVTGSLHCSLIPFWANRLGKKEMVARQLSSRGGTLYCKYEDTRVKMAGRAVLYSVAELNIGV; from the coding sequence ATGAAATATTTTGTAGTTGATGCTTTTGCAGAAAAGGTTTTTGAAGGAAATCCAGCGGGAGTATGTATTATGAATGATTGGATTTCAGATGAACTCATGCAGAAAATAGCGATGGAAAATAACCTTTCGGAAACAGCTTTTGCAGTAAAAGAAGCAACTCATTATCGACTGAGATGGTTTACACCTGGAGGAGAGATTAACCTTTGTGGGCATGCCACGTTAGCAACAGCATTTATCATTCTAAATTATTATGAAAAGCAATTAGATAGTGTCAAGTTCAATACAATCAGTGGAGAGTTAATTGTAACTAAGAACGATGATTTATATGAACTGGATTTCCCGTCTGTTCCATCAGAAGAAATCTCCTTTACTGAGCAAATGGTCAGCGCTTTGGGAATTGTGCCAAAAGAAACATACTTAAATAGAGATCTTGTTTTCGTTTTAGAGTCCGAAGAAGAAGTGGGAAACGTAAGCCCTGACTTTGCCAAATTAGAAACATTGCCAGAAGGATTGGGTGTTTGTGTTACTGCCCAAGGAAGCGAATATGATTTTGTTTCCCGAGGATTTTTCCCTAAGCTAAAAGTAAATGAAGATCCCGTAACAGGTTCCTTACACTGTAGCTTAATTCCGTTTTGGGCAAATAGGCTAGGAAAAAAGGAAATGGTGGCTAGACAATTATCAAGTAGAGGTGGAACGCTTTATTGTAAATATGAGGATACACGAGTAAAGATGGCTGGAAGAGCAGTTCTATATTCAGTAGCCGAATTAAATATTGGGGTTTAA
- a CDS encoding family 43 glycosylhydrolase, whose translation MKNQAFNPYLPSYEYIPDGEPYVFGDRVYVYGSHDKFNGKFYCENDYVCWSAPVDDLSNWRYEGVIYQKIQDPMGQSDNRLLFAPDVQQGPDGRYYLYYAFDFLGVMAVAVCDSPAGKYEFYGHVQYKDGTLLGAREGEAFQFDPGVLVDDDGRVYLYSGFCPKDFPWDQLGLEDQTIKGGMVIELEADMITVKEEPKYIFPDKTRGLGTDFEGHEFFEASSIRKIADTYYFVYSSFYGHELCYATSKSPVGGFEYGGTIISNGDINLNGRTDEEALNYTGNNHGSIVEINGKWYVFYHRQTNKHQFSRQACAEEIQIEADGSIKQVEMTSCGLNVGPLLGKGEYPAYIACNLMSRSGAVRYEFGYVIDESHPYFTQEGEDREDHPNQYIANITDGAIAGFKYFDFVDVSKISVKVRGTGKGKLLVSTTLGGEEVAELAVSPGQDWGIFTAPLMISGVNALFFTYKGEGSIDLFSFNLE comes from the coding sequence ATGAAAAACCAAGCATTTAATCCATATTTGCCAAGTTATGAATATATTCCTGATGGAGAACCGTATGTATTTGGTGACAGGGTATACGTTTACGGGAGTCATGATAAGTTTAATGGAAAGTTTTATTGTGAAAATGATTATGTTTGTTGGTCTGCTCCTGTAGATGATCTAAGTAACTGGAGATATGAAGGGGTAATCTACCAAAAAATACAGGACCCAATGGGGCAAAGTGATAATAGATTGTTATTTGCACCGGATGTACAACAGGGACCAGACGGCAGATACTATCTATACTATGCATTTGATTTTCTGGGAGTCATGGCAGTAGCAGTTTGTGATTCACCTGCTGGTAAGTATGAATTTTACGGACATGTGCAGTACAAGGACGGAACGCTGCTTGGTGCAAGGGAAGGCGAGGCATTTCAGTTTGATCCGGGTGTACTAGTAGACGATGATGGAAGAGTCTATCTTTACTCCGGTTTTTGCCCTAAGGACTTCCCATGGGACCAATTGGGACTTGAAGATCAAACCATTAAAGGCGGGATGGTCATTGAACTGGAAGCAGATATGATTACGGTAAAAGAAGAACCTAAATATATCTTTCCAGACAAAACTCGCGGTTTAGGTACAGATTTTGAAGGACATGAATTTTTTGAAGCATCTTCCATTCGAAAGATTGCTGATACCTATTATTTTGTTTATTCATCTTTTTATGGGCATGAATTATGCTATGCAACCTCCAAGAGCCCAGTTGGTGGTTTCGAATATGGAGGAACGATTATCTCCAATGGGGATATTAACTTGAATGGAAGAACAGACGAAGAAGCGTTGAATTATACAGGTAATAATCATGGCAGCATTGTCGAAATTAATGGTAAATGGTATGTATTTTATCATCGGCAGACAAATAAGCATCAATTTTCAAGGCAGGCATGTGCGGAGGAAATTCAAATTGAAGCTGATGGAAGCATCAAACAAGTTGAAATGACAAGTTGTGGACTAAATGTTGGTCCCTTACTTGGCAAAGGAGAATATCCTGCCTATATTGCTTGCAACCTTATGAGCAGATCAGGTGCTGTCCGTTATGAGTTTGGTTATGTGATTGATGAATCTCATCCGTACTTTACGCAAGAGGGTGAGGACAGGGAAGATCATCCTAATCAATATATTGCAAACATAACAGATGGAGCCATTGCAGGATTTAAGTATTTTGATTTTGTTGATGTTTCCAAGATTTCAGTTAAAGTCAGGGGAACTGGAAAAGGAAAACTTCTTGTAAGTACCACACTTGGTGGTGAAGAGGTTGCTGAGCTTGCTGTTTCACCTGGACAAGATTGGGGAATTTTTACGGCTCCACTAATGATAAGTGGAGTGAATGCTTTGTTCTTCACATACAAAGGTGAAGGGTCAATTGATCTCTTTTCCTTTAATTTAGAATAA
- a CDS encoding Fur-regulated basic protein FbpA, with translation MRNNDEKKRQKLINKLIFLNVYNKEDQQLYKLSLSKLASEYRRYKLQSHPHGEFGSIQWV, from the coding sequence ATGAGAAATAATGATGAAAAAAAGCGACAAAAACTTATCAATAAATTAATTTTCTTAAACGTATATAACAAAGAAGATCAACAGCTATATAAATTATCACTATCGAAATTAGCATCTGAGTATAGAAGATACAAATTACAAAGCCATCCGCATGGGGAGTTCGGGTCTATTCAGTGGGTATAA